The sequence ATGATCACGTTCGGCTCCGAGGACACGGTCAGGAAAAAGGCGGCGATGGCCTGGGGAATCTGCATGAAGGTCATCCACCAGCTCAAAATCGAGGCCGAGGCGATGATCAGGAAGACCACCCCGGTGATCCGGGCCGTGCGGATGAGCATTTCCAGGATGTCCTGCACACTCAGGGAGCGATAGACGAAGATGGCGATGAACAGGGCGTAGAACACGGCGATGGCCGCGGCCTCGGTGGGCGTGACGATGCCGCCCAGGATGCCGCCCAGGATGATGGCCGGCATGAGCAGGGCCAGGATACTGTCCTTGAAGGCCCGCAGGATCTTCCACAGACTCGGCCCGCCCTCGCCCTTGGGCAGGTTCCAGCGCTTGCCCATGGCCGCGATCAGGGCCATGCACAGCAGGCAGATCAACAGGCCCGGCAGGATCCCGGCGGCGAACAGCCCAGCGATGGAAACGCCCATCAGCGAGCCGTAGATGACCATCAGGTTGGACGGCGGGATGGTCGGCCCGATGATCGATCCGGCTACGGTCACGGCACAGGCGAAGGGCCGTGTGTAGCCCTTCTTGACCATGGCCGGAACCAGGGTGTTGCCGAAGGCCGCGGTGTCGGACACGGCGGCCCCGGTCATTCCGGCAAAGAGCACGGACGCGACCATGTTCGAATGGGCCAGCCCGCCGCGCAGGTAGCCCACCAGGGCGTCGGCGAAGTGCGCCAGCCGCTCCGTGATCCCGGAGCGGTTCATGATCTCCCCGGCCAGGATGAAGAAGGGCATGGCCATGAAGGTGAACAGGTCCAACCCTTCGAAGAACCGCTTGGGCGCCATGGTCAGAAACGCCTCCCCGCCGATCTGGAGCAGCCCGACCACCCCGGCGATGCCGAGGGTGAAGCCGATGGGCAGGCCCAGAAGGAGCAGGCCGAAAAACACCGTGGCCACGAGGATCATGGTTTTTCCTCCGCGGCCATGTTCGGGGCGGACATGGAAAACAGCGGGGGCGGCAGATCAGCCAGTTCCCTGACCGTGGCCACCAGAATCTGGACGCAGGTCAGGCCCGCGCTGACCGGGACCGAGGCAAAGGGAAAAAACATGGTCATCCCGAAGATCGTGGCGAACTGGGAGGCCCCGGCCTGGGTCATGGCGATGCCGTAGACGGTCAAAAACAGGAAGAAGCTGAAGCCCACCATGTCCAGCAGGACCCGGAAGGGCTTTTGCATTTTTTGTGGAAAAAAGCGGAACAGGATGTCCAGGCCGATGTGCTCCCGGCGGTAGGCCCCCACGGGTACGGCCAGCAGCGCGGCCCAGATCATCACGTAGCGGGACAGCTCCTCGGTCCAGATGCCGCCGGAGCCGATGAAGTAGCGAGTGACCACCCCCCACCAGATGATCGCCACCATCACCGCCACCAAGAGCGCGCAAATTCGCTCCGTGATCCAGTTCAGCACGGCCCCGAAACGAACGATGGCGATGGCGGTTTGATGGAGCATGTTTAAAAAAGGCGGCCTTCATTCAACGCATGGAGGAAAAGATGCCCCCCAGCCCGAGGCCAAAGCGGCCATGACGGCGGGCAAATTTTCTTTGCCCGATTTATGGCCTCGTTGCAATGGCGTCATAGACGCCGGGTCGCTGGTCGAGTGTTCCAATATCTGGGTGAGCTTGTTGCGCTGTTCCTCTACTTCAACTATCCGTCAGGCAACCCTCAACTTTAAACAGGACTTGCCGTATGCACCGTTACTTAGCCTATTGTGTTCCCGTGCTCGCCGCAATCGTTTTTATCGCGGCTGAAGCCCTGCCGACTTTCGCGGGAGAGTGTGATCTCCAAGGTCAAGGTACTTCGAAGATCATCGGAGGGGAGCCCGTATATGATCCAACCAGGTATCCATGGACGGCGGCCTTGGTGTTTACGGATAGCCCGGATCAAATCATGTGTGGCGGAACCCTGGTCAGTCCGGAGTGGGTGCTCACCGCGGCCCATTGTCTGGACCGGGAGTATCCGCGGGGCTCGGGCCTGCCTTTGTCCCCGGAGAGCGTGGACGTTCTCGTGGGCACGGTGTTTCTGGACCAGCCTTCTCCCGGGCATGACCGGATCAGGGCGTCCGCCTTTTACATTCACTCTGAGTACAATCAGCCTACCCTCGTAAACAACGACATCGCCTTGATCAGGCTGTCGCGGCCAGCCATGCCGCGGCGTATCGCCATGTTGGCGAATCGTGAGGAGGACGTCTGGCCGGGCATGTGGAGCACGGTTCTCGGGTGGGGCAATACAGTTCCCCAGCTCAGGCAGCGGGAGGAGTACCTTCCTTCCAACCAGCTTCTGAGCGTGGACGTGCCCATTGTTTCCAACGAGGCGTGCCAAGCCTCCATGCGCTTACCGGAAAGCGTGATCACGGAGAACATGATCTGCGCCGGATTTCCCGAAGGCGGCAAGGATGCCTGCCGGGGAGACAGCGGGGGGCCGCTCGTGAGAACCGTCATGCCCGGGTGGCACATGTTGGTCGGCGTGGTCATCTACGGCGAGGGCTGCGCGCAACCCGACGCCTACGGAGTGTACACCAAGGTTTCGGCGTATTGCGACTGGCTCAAGACAACCACCGGGCAAGACATCTGCCAGCCCGAAAGCTCGGGCGGAGGGTGCGCCGTCGCCGGTGCCGGGGGCCGTGACTGGATGCTGCTGATCCTGACCGCGGCTTTGGCCGTCTGCTACGCGGGACGGCGAGCAAAGGGCAAGCGTCGTGGAGCGATGACGAACTGATTGACGGGAATCGCGGCCAAACGTCTCGCCTCCAGGGTTGTCCATGCATAAGCCTGACAACAGAAACACCGACTCCCGTCCCGTGGTGCTCGTTTCCGCGCCCTGGGCCATGTACAACCGGCCTTCCATCCAGCTCGGCGCGCTCAAAGCCTACCTGCGCCGCCGGTTCCCCGACGTGCCGGTCCGGGCGGAGCATCTTCACCTTCAGGCGGCCGCCGAGGTCGGCTATTCCGCGTATCAGGCCGTGTCCGAACGGACCTGGGTAGCGGAAAGCGTGGCCGCGGCCCTGCTCTTTCCGGACCAAGCCCCGGCCATTCAGCGGCTTTTCCAGCGGGAAAGCAGGCAAAACCCGGTCCTCCGCGCCGCGGGGTTGCCGGCCTTGGCCCAGGCCCTGGACAGGGCCTGCGTCCGGTTCATCGCCGACATCGACTGGTCCGTGTTCGGCCTGGCCGGGTTCAGCGTCTCCCTGTGCCAATTGACCTGTTCCCTGGTCCTGATCCGGCGCATCAAACGAAAGTATCCGGAATTGCCCGTGGTGGTCGGCGGGGCCAGTTTTTCCGGAGAATCCCTCGCGGCCCTGACCGCCGCGTTTCCGGAGATCGACCATCTGGTCCTGGGAGAGGGGGAAACGGCCCTGGGCGAGCTGACGGACGCCCTGTGCCGAGGTGGGAAGTTTTTGCCAGACGCCTCAAACCGACAAATCCAGGACCTGGACGAGCTGCCCGCTCCGGATTTCGACGACTACTTCGCCCAACTGCAACGCCTCGGACCGGCGAAGCGGTTCCATCCCGTGCTCCCGGTGGAGGCCTCCCGGGGCTGCTGGTGGATCAGAAAGCCCAGGCCGGATCGTCCGGCCCAAGGCTGCGCCTTCTGCAACCTGAACCGGCACTGGACCGGATACCGGTCCAAGTCTCCGCGCAAGGTCGCGGAGGAAATCACCGCCCTGAGCACCCGGCACAAGGTGCTGGGCTTTTCGTTCATGGACAACCTGCTGCCCCGCAAGAGCGCGACGGAACTGTTCACCGCGCTGGTTGAATCCGGCAGGGACTATCGGCTGTTCGGCGAAATCCGGGCCGACACGCCCCCGGCCCAGCTCGCGGCCATGCGCCGGGCCGGGATGCGCGAAGTCCAGGTGGGCGTCGAGGCCTTGAGCAGCGCCCTGCTGGCCAGGATGAACAAGGGCACCGGCGCCCTGGACAATATCGAGGTCATGCGCCACTGCGAAGCCCTGGGCATCCACCACGGCGGCAACCTGCTGATGCGCTTTCCGGGCTCCACGGCCGAGGAAGTCGAGGAAACCCTGACCAATATGGATTTCGCCGCCCCTTACCTGCCCCTGAATCCGGTGTCCTTCTGGCTGGGCCTGGAAAGCCCGGTGTTCCGCGATCCGCGCGGCCACAAAATCCGCCTGACGGGCAACGACCCGCGCTGGAGCGTCCTGTTTCCTCCCAAGATTGCCCGGACCCTGCGCTTCATGGTGCAAGGGTACGTCGGCGGCAAGCGGGAACAGCGCCGGCTATGGCGACCGGTGGAACACCGGGCAAGCCAATGGGCCAAGGAATACGCCCAATCCATGCGCGGCCCGAACCCCGCCCCGATCCTGGGCTACCAGGACGGCGCGGACTTCCTGATCATCACCCGCCGCCGCCCGGACAAAACCCTCGACACCCACCGCCTGCCCCAAGCCTCTCGCCGCATCTACCTCTTTTGCCGAAAAAGCCGCACCAGAAACCAAATCCAATCCCAGTTCCCCAACCTGGCCGCAGACAAGCTGGATGGCTTTTTGCTGATGATGGTGGACAAGCGGCTGATGTTCTCGGAATCCGAAAGATTCCTGAGCTTGGCCGTACCCATGGACCGATGCGCGGAGGATTTTGAGCGGCCAATGGCGTGAATTCGGACTGAATGCGCCACCACGGTTTTTACTGTGTTGCGCTGAGGCGATATTTTGTCTAAAAAGTATACAGCCAAGCTCCACTCTGCCATACCTGCTTGAGTCGGTTTTGTGCGGGGCTTTTTTCGGGATTACTCAGTAACTCTGTTTACCAGAAATCAAGGATTGCATTAGACAGTGGAAAATAGAATCTGGCAATGGCACTTTGAAATTAAAGGACTTATTCCCGATCAAGTTAAACTTAAAAGAAAAGTTTGGCTAAAAAGGGGAGAGTTATTTCTTGAGAAAAAGGGAGATAAACTCCAAGCTTTTCTGTTAGGAGAGGATAAATATCCATATAATGAAAGTGAAAAGGTTTTGTCTTACTTAAGATTTTCATGCTTAATTTCTGGGAACGCACCTGATCTTGAAGGCAAAGGAGGAATAGGTCTAAAATCAATAAGTGATTTTGGTAAAAAGAAGAAATTTTACAATACTTCATCCAGGATAGTTCTTCCTAAAGAAGCAGTCGCAGAAATAGAAAGCCATGCGCATAAATTTATAGGATTTATTGGAAATATTCACAATAAATACATTTATATCGTATCAAACAATGACTTTATTGCGGTAGCATTGGATTATTATTATGAAGCTGAAAAAAATTTGTTTACAGCAACGAAGGATTCATTAGTGCCGTGATAAGCATGGAGGCGCTATTTAACGAAGGGCCTTCTGATATTAAATACAAGCTGTCGCATCGTGCTGCTTTTTTGCTTGGACTTTGCGGCATGAACCCTATTGAAGCTTTTGAAAAGTTAAAAGATTTTTACAACAAGAGAAGTAAAATTGTTCATGGGGGCGGAATAATTCCTCATGACCCAGATAGACACCTTATTTCATGTTATACAAGAAGGCTGATTATAATATTTTTGATCTTACTTAAAAGTAAAAAGCGAAGAGAAATTAGCAAAAATAATAAAAAGGTTGAAATTTTAAAAGAAATTGATCATGCAATGCTAAATAGAAACATATGCGACTATTTAAAAAAAGAGATCGACAAGGGGCTTAAGGATTTCAAGTTGTCTATTCCAAGGACATTTGAAGGTAAAGGGGAGTATGGAGAATATATTGTAACAGCATGGTAAGAAGTCTCAAGGTAAAATAATTTTTAGATGGATACAATTCAAAGATTGATCATATCGAATAAGACAATCCGATAGGCTGTGCGAGCCACATAATATTTCCACATTTTTTACGCGTTAATTTTCTATGCATATGGTGCAACTATGAATAGCAAATAAGTAATCATAAAATTGAAGCTGGAGCCTGGATACTTTACCATGTGAAGGGTAATCATCATCAATTCAAGCATCCCGACAAGCCCCCGAAAGTTACCATCCCCCATCCAAAAAAACATACCTATCGGCACTCTTCGCAACATCTACCGCCAAGTCGGCTGGGACTGGAGGTAAGGCATGAGATATCCAATAGTCATTCATAAAGACAGCGATTCTGATTTTGGCGCGACGGTTCCCGATGTGCCGGGCTGTTTTTCAGTGGGGGAGAGCATGGAAGAGGCCATTGCCATGGCTCAGGAGGCCATAGAGTGTCATCTTGAGGG comes from Desulfonatronum thiodismutans and encodes:
- a CDS encoding TRAP transporter large permease; this translates as MILVATVFFGLLLLGLPIGFTLGIAGVVGLLQIGGEAFLTMAPKRFFEGLDLFTFMAMPFFILAGEIMNRSGITERLAHFADALVGYLRGGLAHSNMVASVLFAGMTGAAVSDTAAFGNTLVPAMVKKGYTRPFACAVTVAGSIIGPTIPPSNLMVIYGSLMGVSIAGLFAAGILPGLLICLLCMALIAAMGKRWNLPKGEGGPSLWKILRAFKDSILALLMPAIILGGILGGIVTPTEAAAIAVFYALFIAIFVYRSLSVQDILEMLIRTARITGVVFLIIASASILSWWMTFMQIPQAIAAFFLTVSSEPNVIIAMILGLLLIIGMFMDINAALIILAPVLVPLTQAIGMDPVHAGIMIILALNISLMTPPVGACLFVLSSITGEKIERIAMALWPFLLLQVGILFCVAYFEKLTMFIPRLLLGM
- a CDS encoding RiPP maturation radical SAM C-methyltransferase, translated to MHKPDNRNTDSRPVVLVSAPWAMYNRPSIQLGALKAYLRRRFPDVPVRAEHLHLQAAAEVGYSAYQAVSERTWVAESVAAALLFPDQAPAIQRLFQRESRQNPVLRAAGLPALAQALDRACVRFIADIDWSVFGLAGFSVSLCQLTCSLVLIRRIKRKYPELPVVVGGASFSGESLAALTAAFPEIDHLVLGEGETALGELTDALCRGGKFLPDASNRQIQDLDELPAPDFDDYFAQLQRLGPAKRFHPVLPVEASRGCWWIRKPRPDRPAQGCAFCNLNRHWTGYRSKSPRKVAEEITALSTRHKVLGFSFMDNLLPRKSATELFTALVESGRDYRLFGEIRADTPPAQLAAMRRAGMREVQVGVEALSSALLARMNKGTGALDNIEVMRHCEALGIHHGGNLLMRFPGSTAEEVEETLTNMDFAAPYLPLNPVSFWLGLESPVFRDPRGHKIRLTGNDPRWSVLFPPKIARTLRFMVQGYVGGKREQRRLWRPVEHRASQWAKEYAQSMRGPNPAPILGYQDGADFLIITRRRPDKTLDTHRLPQASRRIYLFCRKSRTRNQIQSQFPNLAADKLDGFLLMMVDKRLMFSESERFLSLAVPMDRCAEDFERPMA
- a CDS encoding type II toxin-antitoxin system HicA family toxin, with amino-acid sequence MKGNHHQFKHPDKPPKVTIPHPKKHTYRHSSQHLPPSRLGLEVRHEISNSHS
- a CDS encoding serine protease, coding for MHRYLAYCVPVLAAIVFIAAEALPTFAGECDLQGQGTSKIIGGEPVYDPTRYPWTAALVFTDSPDQIMCGGTLVSPEWVLTAAHCLDREYPRGSGLPLSPESVDVLVGTVFLDQPSPGHDRIRASAFYIHSEYNQPTLVNNDIALIRLSRPAMPRRIAMLANREEDVWPGMWSTVLGWGNTVPQLRQREEYLPSNQLLSVDVPIVSNEACQASMRLPESVITENMICAGFPEGGKDACRGDSGGPLVRTVMPGWHMLVGVVIYGEGCAQPDAYGVYTKVSAYCDWLKTTTGQDICQPESSGGGCAVAGAGGRDWMLLILTAALAVCYAGRRAKGKRRGAMTN
- a CDS encoding TRAP transporter small permease codes for the protein MLHQTAIAIVRFGAVLNWITERICALLVAVMVAIIWWGVVTRYFIGSGGIWTEELSRYVMIWAALLAVPVGAYRREHIGLDILFRFFPQKMQKPFRVLLDMVGFSFFLFLTVYGIAMTQAGASQFATIFGMTMFFPFASVPVSAGLTCVQILVATVRELADLPPPLFSMSAPNMAAEEKP